The genome window cttctcgtaggtggaatgaatggttagttgctttcatcacttggttggtggtacgaatgtgagttccttcatcacctttcatcacatttcatcacctggttggtggcacgaggatgagttacttcttcacttggttggtggcatgaatggcaagttgccaaatgatattagagtagggttgtacatttcatcacctggttggtggcatgaatgagagtacaggttgtacatttcatcacctggttgatggcatgaagatgagttccttcttcacttggttggtggcatgagtggcaagttgccaaatgatattagagtactggttgtacattgcatcacctggttggtggcatgaaggagaatacgggttgtacatttcatcacttggttggtggtatgaagatgagttcattcttcacttggttggttgcatgggtggcaagttgccaaatgatattagactggttggtggcatgaatgagagtacgggttgtacatttcatcacctggttggtggcgtGAAGATGAGttacttcttcacctggttggtggcatgagtgtcaagttgtcaaatgatattagagtacgggttgtacatttcatcacctagttggtggtatgaaggagagtacgggttgtacatttcatcacctggttggtggcatgatgatgagttccttctttacctggttggtggcatgagtagcaagttgccaaatgatattagagtacgggttgtacatttcatcacctggttggtggcatgaatgagagtacgggttgtacatttcatcacctggttagtggcatgaagataagttccttcttcacatttcatcacctggttggtgagaataagggcaaggtgtcgaggcacattgtagcaagtgtcgaagacacaaagtatgttgaacccttttgaagcacagttggcttatgtatggatgtgttggaatgtatgatgtttatgtatgaatgtgttggaatgtatgatgtttatgtataaatgtgttggaatgtataatgtttatgttgattgatatgagtgatgcttatgaatgttttgctatgcatgaagggatccatgcttttgatatgtgaaccatgttggttgtaacagttagtatcacatactttgtctcaaagtacgcatgttgaaactctgagttggagtataagggtaggtcagcgtaccTAAGTGCAATCGGCTCTGTATTATACTTGGTTCAATGCACTACACCAGACATCTTATTCGCTgtgaatcttttggcaagatacatcAATGCACCTACATGCAAACATTGGATAGGTGATAAAGTCATCCTCCATTACCTTAAGAGTACAATGGGTATGgacttattctatccctacacATTACCGAGTGAATCCAACCCCTGATCCACCGAGTGATGTTTGTTTTATTGGTTATGCTAGTGCTGGTTATTTATCTAACCAGACAAGAatcgttctcaaacgggttatgtctttactgttaGAGATATAACAATATCCTGAAATCAACCAAAAATGAGTTTGTTGCTATGTCTTCAAATCACGTTGAGATTCTTGCCCTACATGAAGCATCACGtaaatgcttttggttgagggGTGTGATTGATCGCATAAGAACCTTATGTGGTTTTTCTTCCATCATTGTTGTTTTAACAACGATTTATGAAGACAACGTTGCATGTATCGACCAATTAAAGAAAAGATACATTAAAGGTGAAGATACCAAGCACATTGCTTTAAAGTTTTTCTTCACTGATAAGCAACAAAGGCATCACAAGGTCGAAGTTAAGCAGATCTGATCCCAAGACAATCTTGCCGACATATTCATGAAGTCACTACCGAAATCTCTTTTCATAAGGTTGTTCACGAAATTGGATTGTGCAAACATTCAGATTTGTATCACTGGAAGTTCTCATGGGAAGTTTTGTTGAACTCAGAAAGAGTATCCTAaagcatactcacatgatcttaatgtatTATTTTCCCTACGGAAGCACTTTTTCCCATTGCATTTTTACTAACTTgacgaggttttgatgaggcacctaCTTTAAACTGGTCATACCTTTGTGTGCATCAATGATCATCCTGAAGCTGTGATATTGACATCAAATATTAACTCACTTTTTCTCCTTAAGACTGTAGGATTACTATAACAAGGTTTTTGTgagatttttcttttgatttgcaCCCGTAATATGAGACACGTGTTAGCAGTTATTGTACTTGGCAAGAACTGACGACAACAACTACCACCTCTTAATCATATGAAGACCTGATGCGATTAATTCTTAAGTTATACACACTCAAGAGAGAGTATTAATTAGGAATGTGAATGTGTAACTTAAGGTAGAATCCCAATATTATTTGGAGATCAAATCCTCATAGGTTTATACTTGTAAGGCAAGAAAACTCATCATGATTACTTTGGgtataatgctagggagattgaaattttaaaccaaattttgtgaaCCAAATGATATGGgtattgatgattggattattacttaattgttgattaacgtacttatttcctattggtggAGAAAAACTTGTGCGGGGCTTTGCTTGCCACTGGACTTTATTGAGTAACACTACAACCCACTCAAAACTCACCACATGGCCAatcttatatatttttttatatttaaaactcCCATAAATATTTTTTGTACTAATTATTATTCACTATAAGATTAATCTaatagttaaatttttttttcctcttagaTATGCATTTGAGTGTTTAAATTGGAATGCCTTTTAACGCTCTGCTAAGTAACTTAGTTTTTGTAATAATTCAAGTATTTTTGGAGTAATCAATTATGAAGAAGCGCCATAGTTAGGCAGTCTCCCACAACATCAAGAAGAGGCAAAATACTGTTTCCACGATTTTGGAGTTAAATTAGATGTCTGCTTTacaatgataaaaaaaacacaaaatagttGTGAAACAGTATTTTGTGTAAAATATGGATATgtaatcgtttttttttttttttgtagcatCGATCATTTTGACCAAAGAGCATTTCAACGAGACATTTGGAAATTGATAGCTCTTCTTCGTTATGTTTCTTAAATTAGCTACTATCATAATACTTGATTCAAATATTGTTATTCAAGTATAAATGCTTTCGTAGAAATAGCAGGAAATGAAATCCCACATCCGTTGTGCTATGATTCAAGCATAAACATCTACCTCCATTTTGTTGCCCTTGTGACCATATTAATTAGTAGGAAAAATAATTATAGgagttttaaatataaaagattATATTTAAGATTTGCCATGTGGCGAGTTTTGATTGGATTGTAGTGCTACTCAGCAATGTCTAGTCGCAAGCAAAGCCTCACAtaagttttttttcatattggtgacattatttggtttaaacttttgattttCCTAGCACTATtcttattataaataaaggtacaagATTAAGAGGTGAAAACACAATTCTTATACATCTAAATCCTTCTCTCTGTGTCATCCCCTCTGTCTCTTACCCCTTTTTATAATTAGTTTCACAACATAAGAAGTCATggaaagtaatttttttttaactaaatgTAATTACAATGTCGACTTCGAGCTTCCACCTATAAGAAGAAGTAATTATACGTGGGGAAGTACATATCATTATTTGTAAATAATGTATCTTAACTAAATAAATTCAATGATCGAAATCATTCAATATATTAactttcatttgaagatcactcctaaaaaaaattgaattaatgATTATTTAATCATCCAAACATATCAACAAACAAATGGACGCACATCATGAATACGTTACTCGGTACCCTACACCTCGATTTGTTCTATACATTTCAAATGACTAAATAATCTtcgattaaaatgattttttttttttgtataaatgatcttcaaataaaaattaaaaaattaaacaatttcAATTATGATATTGTTCAAGGGAATGAGGTCATTCGCAAGTATTGTCCGAATATGAAATAGTGAGTGTCCACCAGGACCGCCCCTTATCCACTCCCTCCCTACTCTTCTGCACACAACATTCAAAACAATGGCGGCATTTGAGGCTGCACTCTCTGTCCCCTTCCTCTACTCCTCTTCTTTTCCTTGTTATGCCTCCATACTCAACTCGTCCCCCAGACAATCGGCTCCCCTCAAGCTTCATATGCCCAATTCTACGCCTCCCAATTCCCTCAATTTTCTTCTTTCCGGTCCCCGACGCATCCCCACAAGAAAGCTCCGTTTTGAGCTGCTGTGCTCTGCGGTGGAGGAGATTAcagcagaagaagaaaaagcagCAGTAGAAGAAGGCCATCAGCAAAACCAGAAGAGAAAGCTGTACGTAGTGAATTTGCCATGGTCTCTGACTGTGGTGGATATCAAGAACCTCTTTGGCGAATGTGGGACTGTCAAAGACGTCGAGGTGCTTACATTTCTCTCCCTGTTTTGTTCCTCAAGATTTGTAATTATTGTCAGGGGGTGGGATCGAACTGCACCAGAGTGTATAGGCATAATTGCTTTGCGTCGCTTTGTAGTTGAAAAACTGAAATGTTGGGTAATAATATTAGTAAATGTTGGATTTTTCAGATTATAAAGCAACAAAATGGGAAGAGCAGAGGCTTTGCGTTTGTGACAATGGATTCCGGGGAAGAAGCTCAGGCCGTCATTGATAAATTTCACTCTCATGTAAGTTATTCAGGTATTCTATGATTGCCTTCGTTGTTGGTATTCTACTCGCAATCTCAAATGAGGTTTTATTAATTGGAATGTTAAGCATGTACTCGGGCGATATCAATTGAATTATGGGTTACAGAGCTTGTGCTTTTGGGTTTGATAAGGAAAGTTTAGGTAATTTACGAGATTGGAGTGGCGTGCGATAGCTACAAGTTTATCTCCTTCTGTTCAAATGGCCAACACAATGAAATTAATTGTTTCTTAAGAACTTGAAAGTTTTGTTCTTTTCGAGTTCTCTTTCATTCATTGAAGTGGTCTAAATAAATGAGTTTGGTAATGGTTCGAACTGTATCAAAGTATCCTTGTATGATATTTTCATTGCAGAGACGGAAATGATCGTTAAGATTGAAAAAATATAATTACCGGTTGTTTTATTCACAGAGGCGGTACTATGTTGGGTAATTTAGCAGCTATTTTGTTGCACGCCTGACATGCACTAGGCTTTCTGCATTGGCTGTTCTTATTTAGATAGAGTTTATCGTTTATGTTGTATGTTAGCTAGAGCTTTTCTGCATTGGCTGTTAGTATTTAGTGGATACCTTGTCCACAAGAATTGTAATAGTATTGACTCATTAAAATTCTATTTCTTATCAAAACAAGGTATCATATATCTGTAAGCATATTTTTCACTTCCGAATTATTTGATACAGGAGGTGTTGGGTAGGACTATCAGAATTGAGTTTGCAAAGCAATTTAAGAAACCTTCCCCACCGCCCTCCAATCCCCAAATTGGAGAGACACGATATAAGCTTTACGTGTCTAATTTGGGATGGAAAGTAAGATCAAGCCATCTCAGAGATTTTGTCTCTGAAAATTTCAAAGTTCCAGTTTCAGCCAGGGTTGTCTTTAGTGGCCCTTCTGGGAAGTCTGGTGGTTATGGATTTCTTTCTTTTACAACAAAGGAGGAAGCAGAGGCTGCAATTTCTTCTTTGCAAGGGAAGGTAAGAAATGTATATCTACTTTGTCGGTCATTGtcattcttttttgtttctctgCTCAAGCTTTTATAACAGCAGCTCATATGGATGTGTCATTTTGCTTCCCTAGGTGATATAAGTTGGTTTAGTATCTTAACTTTCAAAAGAAGACCGTAATATGGATTCCTTTTATGTTGCACACATACATCTATAGGTTCTGGGTGTCTGCACTTATTGTAGAGAAAATTGTACCACTTATGTAAGCCAGGAGTTTACTCTTGGTTCAAAAAGTTGGGGTTGGTAGTATCTGCTCGGTAAATACTTGAAAGCATGATATATGGAATTGGAATCTTATTAATTATCCGCAGAGCACTATATTAATGTGTTGTTCAATATTGTCGCTTGTTTTACTTTGGATTCTGTTACTCGAAAACATTTTAGACCAAGAAGAACCAAGAAGAAAAACGACAGTGCATTTGAATGCGAGGCTTTAAGTAAACAGATTCAGATTTCAGCGGTAGTCTACATTGGCAGAAAGAGTCATTAATATACAAGATATATGGATAGGCTAGATGCAGTGAATAATTTGGCAGTATACATCAAATATGTTACCAAAGGAATTACTAACCGGAATATTTTATGTCATTAACGTTACAGttaactataaaaatattaagTGAAATTCCTACATTTAATGTTTTACATTCAAAATGGCACATAACATTTTATCTTTGGCAGGAATTGATGGGCCGACTAATTAATCTAAAATTTAGTGAGAAGAATGTTGGTGATTCTGGAAGCCAAAATGTTGGTGACTCTGGAAGCCAAAAGGAAGAGGGAGATAGTTTTGAGGGTCAACCTGAAGAATCGTAAGTCCACAGACAGTCTTTTGACCAAATTAATCCGTTTTTATTGCAGATTATAATTGGATTCTTGGGAAAGCAGAAATTTTGACCTCAACCCCCCATGTAGAGATGGAAGGTGTCCTCCTGTTGTCTGTACATTTTTCATTGTCATTTCCTTTCATCAGCTTTTCAGTTCTTGGAACAATGGTTGTTTTCTCTGTCTTTCTAAAATGTTGACATACTTGTTACTAGATTGTACCACATAGAGAGTAATTATTTAACctttgtgattactcaatgaaATCCTCTTTACAGAGTACAATTTAATCCTacattttagggtttagggataAATTTCCAacatatttctcttttcttctaaCATATACTTTCAGACGTTTTCTGGACAAAACTATTGTTTTGGATGCTAATTGTATGCATAACAAAGTTGACCCTTTCTTGGGACAGAATGCCTTTGGATACTAGAATATTTGAGTGTGCACACACAGGTGTCCATGTGCTTTGTTATTTATCTTGTTTGGACAGGAGGTAGACCTTCAGATTTTACAAATAGAAAGATTTTTGTTCGTTGTGTTTCCTTCTTGGGGATTTAATTGATGAAAAAAAGCAGTCGGAGGCTGCAGGGTTGATGAGCACTGAAATGGGCTAGCATAACCTAATCATAGCTGTATCAAGGCGGGAGCATAGCTTAGGGTAGTAGTTGATGTTTTCTTTGCAAGTCACAATTGATCATATATTGAAGGGATTCATTTTGAACTTTTAAGTTACTTGTTAAATTGCAAAAGTTCCACAAATCAATCACTTTGTTTGTTGTTTTGCATTTTAGAATCGTAAAAATTCGATCAAAAGCATGTCAAATTTtattcaatgtttttttttttttttttttttttctgtaaattttttttcatagcaGCATTTCTTTCTATTAGTTGATTGGAACCAAACTCTCTTTCTCACATCTCATCCCAACTGGACCACGTGAAAGGAAGCTAGGGACTGACATTATGTTGCTTGTTGTACTGCTGCAGTCTTGAGATTAAGATCTTTGTGTAAGCTCGAGCGGTGAGAGATGGGTTGGGATTATGATAGGTCGAGGGTTCTTCGATTCCCTCCAATGCAATCACTTTTTTTCTCCTTCTGAAATTGGAGTCACCTTTGAGGACATTCTCATTGGTAGGTTCTTTATATTTAGTAAAAGGCGAAACAATAGTTCGCTTTGTGTTCAAAGCACGGCTCCGTCTAGGTTCTCAAAATTTAGATTTTGTGTGAAAGAAGGTACAAATTGTTTACAGGCTAAGATGAATCTAGGATTGGCGTGACTTTGGAAAAGAGGTGGTCCAAAGTTTAACGAAGTTGTATAGCAGAGAGAGAATTAAGTCGTCCTTTGTGACGAAAGATAGCTTCGTAATCGTCTCATGATACCTTAATTTAATGTATAACCTCTTATTAAGGTTTTTACTCTACCTTCACATGGAAACTGGAGAAAGCAAAAGTTTGCCAAAGGTTGGAAAGTTTGGTAGAGAAACAAGTCTTCCTTAAGTCTTAAGGCTCCTGACACAAGTCAGCTTTTTTAATACAATATCACATTTCCTTCAGTTTTTGACTTGCTTGACCAATAATATGCTGGGTTTTACCCAATTTTAAAGTCATGCTTTATTCTCGTTTTTTTAGGGGACTGGGATTTGTTCAACAATATGTTGGGAAAAAACGTTGGTCCCTACAACACTCTCTAAGCCCCCTTTTTTGAGACCCACATTTTCACGTTTGTGGATTTTGAAGAGAGAATGGAGCAGCATTACATATCCCATTGGAGGATGCTAACTAATCTTCTCAGTCGAACTTTCTCATTCTACATTCTCGGCTTTCCTTCTCATTTTGTAAAGTTCAACCATGATGAGAATCGTTACTTTCTCCTTCACTCTTTAAAGATAAACCCTgcaaaaattaatcaaatcagAAATTGTGCTTCTCAGTTTGTTCTACCTTCTCaactcctttttttcttctacaaTGTTGCATCATGATCAAAATCATAGACTTTCTAGTGTTGACTGAAAATTACGGTTCTTATCTTTATTGGATAATCGTTAAATGACCAAAAGATACcagattttgttgatttttggcAGAGTTGATTTTTAATGGATGGTTCGGATCATCATGCAACATATGAAGATTAGAAAGAAGAACCGAGAAGGTGGAACATTAATGTTTAAATGAGAAGGTCATCTTTGCGATATTGTTTCTAACATTatgttcttcctttttcttttctttatttacccAACCTAGAAAGGCTGTGTCATCATTGACTCATATGTTCTCTTTGGTCTAAAGTAGAGAATAATCAATGTTTGTCACAAGCCATGTAGAAAACCTTCCCTGCATACTCCCATTgtgtcactctctctcttctcacaACACTTTACACGATTCACGGAAGGACAGAGAGAGTAGCAAAATGGTGATATGCAACCGCGATATGAAAGGTAGTTGTGTAGATTTCTTGCAAGAATGCAGTTGAAAGTTTGGTACACCCATCATGGCGGCTctagttttagtttttggtaCAATGCCTCTTTCACCTATTTAATGGAATGCGATATGCTCACTTGCAAATGCATTACTACCTTAATTTAATGAAACTCCCAACCAACACCAGCACGTTAGTCCACAAGTATATTATCTCCcaaccaaattgaaaaaaaaaaaaagaaaaagaaaaaaaagagaatgaacaaagaaaaagaaatgaaaagaaaaagcagaaaACAGCACACCTCTCGTCTCCTAGTCTTTGAATTTTgatctgcttttgctttccaaGCTGCTTTTTTCTCCCACAAGTCCCAACCAATCTTGTCTCccttcaaataaacttaaatagCAGAAACTCTCCTATTGTGTACTTGCTGTTCCTGCCTTGACAACTCTGCAGAATCTCTACAAATTCAGTGTCTGTTTAGGGTGTGCTCATagctagcaaaaaaaaaaatccccaacAAATCCAATCAAAACAAGAAGCAATCTTCAGGTaaaattttggtcatttcgaCAGCCTTTTCCTCGACTTTGCAGTCTTAAAACTTAGCACCTCCGCTATATTAATTGTCGAACAACTGTTTTAACctcaattatttttcttcttgttaaCATCATTGTCTTTTAATCTTTGTGCTGATCTCTAGGGCAAATTGTATTGACGAATGAAACAAATGATATTGAGAGTGTGACCAGAAACTTGGGCGGGTTTTAGAATTTAGATTAGTGATGGGGTCTCAAGGCAGCCATAAGACTTGGATACCATATATGAACACCAAAGATTGTTCCCAAGGCTTTTGTAGTTTGTATTGCCCACAGTGGTGTTACATGGCAGTACCACCCCCACCTGCCTTTGAGTTTCCTCAAGAAGATTCATCATCTCCCATTTTCTCTCCTCTTGTTATTGCAATTATCGGCATTTTGGTCAGTGCTTTTCTTCTTGTGAGCTACTACACCGTAATTTCCAAGTACTGCGGTAACGAGGACCGGAGGAGAGCAAGAAGAGAAAATCATGGCCAGAATGAGGAGTTCGATGACGCTCACACCCAGTCGATCCATATGCCGTGGCATATCACAACGGCTGGCTTAGATGAGGCTTTGATTAAGTCATTAACAGTTTGCAAGTACAAGAAAGGAGATGGATTGGTCGAAGGAACAGATTGTTCGGTTTGTTTGAGtgagtttgaagaagatgagagCCTGAGGTTGTTGCCGAAGTGCAATCATGCTTTCCATCTCCCTTGCATTGATACATGGCTTAAATCTCACTCCAATTGCCCCTTGTGTCGTGCTACCGTAGTTTCTGCAAATGCTTCTCAGTTGCCTCCTAATGCAGTGTCTGAAAGTCCTCCATTAACCGATCGCGATACATTATCATTTGCTGAAAGCCAAGGAGCATATGAAAATGTGGTAACGGCACAAGATTCAGAGAGGGGTTCTTCTCAAAACGTGGAAGCAATACATGGAGATCATACTATTCCGAAGACATCACTGGGACTTGCTTTTAGTGATTTGGGAAATGCAGAGGGGAGAGATAGCACCATCATTGAGATTGCAGGAGATCATGAGGTATATCATCAAGCAGTTAGAAGGTCGGTTTCCATGGACGGTTCAAGTGGGTACCGTGTTTTAGTTGCAGATATTCTTCGCATGAATGACGAAGATGATGAGGAGGACAATGATATTGATCATGTGGGAGGCTCAGATGACGTTGCCGGTTCTTCGAAACAGTCAGCTGGAGGAGCTGGAAAATCTAGCCATACAAAAGGAGTACTCCTGCATTGTGTTATGAGTCCAGTTGCAATGAGGAGATCATTTTCAAGCGGAAGATTCTGTTAAACTAGGTATTTGGATTAAAGTGCAAAATCAAAGATTTTGCTCTGAAATAGGTATTATATTGATCTGTTTACAATCCTTTGTTAGACTCCGTGAGCTTTTAAATCCATAAATTGTTGCATATGATGAGTGTATAGAACATCATTTTTAGGGTATAAAACTAGTACACGAAGTGTGAATATTTTTTAGACGGATTGATATACACTCGTGGTATGCAAATATTTCTCCGATTAGTATATTGTTGCTTTTGGagtaaattttactgttttctagcaaatttaattaagtttcaCGGGCTCTAAGTGACGGGCTTGGACTTTAACGTTCCTAAGTCAATTAAAGTATATACATTATCAAAGAATTTTCTCAGGTCTTACGGACCTTTGTAGCCTTTCACACTTAACCTCCCTGGCAAGCTTGTGAAACCACCTTTTGGATATCTGGATAGGTATCTAGTTTAAAGGAATGTATTTCCCTTGCCGTGGTGGATATTTACATGGTTGATAATGGATACTAGTAATTGTACACATGATATGCATGTgcttattaaaattttgaaaataaaatttacaaagagagaaaatataaaatggtTGCTAAAGCTTTTTAGTTACGACCTTCAAACGATTTTTCGTTGCTGAAGGGGGTTCATATTTTTAGCGGTTGTTCCTTGATAACTATTTCATCACTAAAAGTTATTTTATTTGGGAGAAAAACGTGAAAGAGAAAATGGAGGCAATTCATATGGTTACCTGGgtgtgaggctttgaaaaaaaaaaaaaacattaaaactattttgtgtttaatttaccATATTGACCGtaacttttattttggttattgTTCTTAGTTTGGTTAACATGTTTAATTTGGTCTTTTCACCATCTTGTAATTGACAAAGAAGATTTTGTTAATAGGTAGTTTAGATTAACAATACCAATTCGAGCCTATAGGATCGACCAATAATTTGAAGTCCAACATAAGCTGAACTACTCGATGCGCACCCCTACTCCACGCACATATATGGCATACTCTCAGGCAGGACTCCCTTCTATTTGTTAAAAGACATGGGAAAACAAACGGGTGTAGCAACTGAAAGGAaattgacccacaaaagctacCCGAACATGCCAAGCAAGTCGAGAGGCAAAATATAAAGGCCTCATGCACACGAGACATCATGATACTATGCCGTTTTGGTTCCTTTGAAGTTTTAATGACGTTTACTAGGCCAATTTTTATAattctcatttttatttttattttggagcTAGGCTTAACTTGGAGTATTCAAATAACTTAATATGTTGTTCTTGAGCTGTCGTatcatttttttcttataaacCTTACAGTGGTCTTCTGTGCTAATTAATGATTAAAAGACATGTGTTAGCTTCTTTGCATGTGCCTTTGTATCATTAGTACGTATGCCACCATGGCGTTATCCCCGTTTCATACAAGATGCTCTTGTaattgagggtttttttttttctggttacATGTGGAAACCGTGCACTAAACAACCGAAAAGGAAAACCGAGTATTAACTCAGTAGCTACTAGCTTACAACTACAAACCAACAATAAAGAAATTGAGAAGCCTAATTCACAGCAGTTGTGGTGATTCTAGTCAGATAATTAACACAATAATCTGGCAGCTGCTTCCTCTATCACTCTAAGCATGTGGTGAAGTGATGCTGCTATGTCATCTGCCGAACTTAGTAAGCACCCTTCTTCAATCTGCACACACATGTATATAGAACGTTAAAATTTTAGACCAATTTATTTAACTCATTGAATTCTTACAATTATATGCAAACAATTTTTTGCAAATACACCACTCATATACACAAAAATGTAAATCCAATTATTAGTGATGAGACCATCCTAAGCAAATGACAAAACTGCCCCCCACCAAATGTTTGCAAATTATGTAGTCTTGAGGCCTCTTCTATTAGAAAGTGTGACAACAAGCGTGACAATTTTATGTGTTCAAACTCCAGATAGTACAATTACAGAATGTGAATTAACTAACTAAACTTTGGTTCAAGTTAAtgttaattatttcataaataaGTAGTATACATACCTTGAGACTAATAGAGTAGAGAACAAATGGATCCACGGTTGAAACAGTGAGATGAAGGATTGTGAGGTGAAGTGAATGAATTCCAGCGATCAACTTGGAAAGCTGTGATCTTGCTGCAATATTTTTGCGTGAGAGAATTT of Malus sylvestris chromosome 6, drMalSylv7.2, whole genome shotgun sequence contains these proteins:
- the LOC126626772 gene encoding 29 kDa ribonucleoprotein A, chloroplastic translates to MAAFEAALSVPFLYSSSFPCYASILNSSPRQSAPLKLHMPNSTPPNSLNFLLSGPRRIPTRKLRFELLCSAVEEITAEEEKAAVEEGHQQNQKRKLYVVNLPWSLTVVDIKNLFGECGTVKDVEIIKQQNGKSRGFAFVTMDSGEEAQAVIDKFHSHEVLGRTIRIEFAKQFKKPSPPPSNPQIGETRYKLYVSNLGWKVRSSHLRDFVSENFKVPVSARVVFSGPSGKSGGYGFLSFTTKEEAEAAISSLQGKELMGRLINLKFSEKNVGDSGSQNVGDSGSQKEEGDSFEGQPEES
- the LOC126626771 gene encoding RING-H2 finger protein ATL51-like, with the protein product MGSQGSHKTWIPYMNTKDCSQGFCSLYCPQWCYMAVPPPPAFEFPQEDSSSPIFSPLVIAIIGILVSAFLLVSYYTVISKYCGNEDRRRARRENHGQNEEFDDAHTQSIHMPWHITTAGLDEALIKSLTVCKYKKGDGLVEGTDCSVCLSEFEEDESLRLLPKCNHAFHLPCIDTWLKSHSNCPLCRATVVSANASQLPPNAVSESPPLTDRDTLSFAESQGAYENVVTAQDSERGSSQNVEAIHGDHTIPKTSLGLAFSDLGNAEGRDSTIIEIAGDHEVYHQAVRRSVSMDGSSGYRVLVADILRMNDEDDEEDNDIDHVGGSDDVAGSSKQSAGGAGKSSHTKGVLLHCVMSPVAMRRSFSSGRFC